The following are encoded in a window of Ignicoccus islandicus DSM 13165 genomic DNA:
- a CDS encoding ERCC4 domain-containing protein produces MLRIYVDIREKNSELPKLLLKNGIVITWEQLPVADYVISEKVAIERKTVRDLINSLKDGRLFDQAKRLKEAFERPFFLIEGDWRALKFSKAGHGVPSAIASLQYDFQIGVLYAPTVEDAARVIAFLTRREQEGNKRRVPVKVQGKPPLNKLEDWQRFLVQCLPGIGPALAERLLSRFGSVRAVYNASEVELARVEGISESKAKEIVKILTSPWRKTS; encoded by the coding sequence TTGCTTAGAATCTACGTCGACATAAGGGAAAAGAATAGTGAGCTCCCCAAGTTGCTTTTGAAAAATGGAATAGTAATAACGTGGGAGCAGCTGCCCGTTGCCGATTACGTGATATCTGAGAAGGTAGCAATAGAAAGGAAGACCGTTAGGGACTTAATTAATAGCTTGAAGGACGGAAGGTTGTTTGACCAAGCTAAGAGGTTGAAGGAGGCGTTCGAAAGACCATTCTTTCTAATAGAAGGTGATTGGAGGGCGCTCAAGTTCTCTAAGGCGGGTCACGGCGTTCCCTCAGCAATAGCTTCTCTTCAATACGATTTTCAAATAGGGGTGCTCTACGCTCCGACCGTAGAGGACGCAGCTAGGGTAATAGCTTTCCTCACACGTAGAGAGCAAGAGGGTAACAAGAGGAGAGTGCCAGTTAAGGTCCAAGGTAAACCTCCGCTCAATAAGCTAGAGGACTGGCAGAGGTTCTTGGTCCAATGTCTTCCCGGAATAGGACCGGCCCTGGCGGAAAGGCTCTTATCTAGGTTCGGAAGCGTAAGAGCTGTTTACAACGCGAGCGAGGTCGAGCTGGCTAGGGTTGAGGGAATAAGCGAGAGCAAGGCAAAGGAAATAGTGAAAATACTCACCTCGCCTTGGAGGAAAACCTCTTAA
- the hjc gene encoding Holliday junction resolvase Hjc, whose translation MRSRTNYERQLAQLLYKRGWVVIRAPASGAKVKRYPYPDLVALKKGYAAAIEVKTSSEERTIYLPPKQVETLMVWKIRGGAEPWIAVKVLDGRGWRFFRAEDLERAQRSFKLVPQGGLTLDEFDRLSEAARTVPLTNFVTGDEERRLLSLDG comes from the coding sequence TTGAGGTCCCGCACCAATTACGAAAGGCAACTAGCTCAACTTCTCTATAAACGTGGATGGGTCGTGATTAGGGCTCCCGCGAGCGGGGCCAAGGTGAAGAGGTACCCGTATCCCGACTTGGTCGCCTTGAAGAAGGGATACGCAGCGGCTATAGAGGTAAAGACTTCCAGTGAAGAGAGAACGATATATTTGCCTCCAAAGCAAGTCGAAACGTTAATGGTATGGAAAATTAGGGGCGGGGCAGAACCTTGGATAGCTGTGAAAGTACTCGATGGGAGGGGGTGGAGGTTCTTTAGGGCCGAAGACCTCGAGAGGGCCCAAAGGAGCTTCAAGTTAGTACCCCAAGGAGGCCTCACGCTGGACGAGTTCGATAGGCTATCGGAAGCGGCTAGAACGGTACCTTTAACGAACTTCGTTACTGGGGATGAGGAGCGGCGCCTCTTGAGCCTAGATGGGTGA
- a CDS encoding prefoldin subunit beta has product MSVNLPPKAQNLLAQLQQQQALYENVVQQLTLYQAELNELKRVKSELEKLPDDAEIFRNIGHVLVKTTKQEAIKDVENKIELLEIKLASLKKQEEMIRKEIQRLKEELNKVMGAGAIGGG; this is encoded by the coding sequence ATGAGCGTGAACTTACCTCCCAAGGCCCAGAACTTACTAGCGCAACTTCAACAACAACAAGCGCTATACGAGAACGTAGTACAGCAGTTAACCCTCTACCAAGCTGAGCTCAACGAGCTGAAGAGGGTCAAATCAGAACTTGAGAAGCTTCCGGACGACGCGGAAATATTTAGGAACATAGGCCACGTCTTAGTCAAGACAACCAAACAAGAGGCAATAAAGGACGTTGAAAATAAGATAGAGTTGCTCGAAATAAAGTTGGCAAGCCTCAAGAAGCAAGAGGAGATGATAAGGAAGGAAATTCAAAGGCTTAAGGAGGAATTGAATAAAGTAATGGGTGCAGGTGCAATTGGAGGAGGTTGA
- a CDS encoding MBL fold metallo-hydrolase codes for MISWKGVKLSWLGHDGFKIVTANDVIAIDPYKISVKSNDKASVLFITHEHFDHCSPSDIRKVIDDRTIVIAPEIARDCLRSFDNEKIFVKPGERYNEPIPFETVPAYNVNKFRAPGVVFHPKEDGRVGYVIDVGFRLYHAGDTDFVPEMRGLEAEVALLPVSGTYVMTPEEAAEAVKSMKGVKLAVPMHWGTIVGSVKDALKFKELVEPLGIEVIVPEREAW; via the coding sequence TTGATATCTTGGAAAGGCGTTAAACTTAGTTGGCTCGGCCACGACGGGTTCAAGATAGTAACAGCGAACGACGTAATAGCCATAGATCCCTATAAGATATCTGTTAAGAGCAACGATAAGGCAAGTGTACTTTTCATTACGCACGAACACTTCGATCACTGTTCTCCCAGCGACATAAGGAAAGTAATTGATGACAGAACTATCGTAATAGCTCCCGAAATCGCTAGGGACTGCCTAAGGTCGTTCGATAACGAAAAGATTTTCGTTAAGCCCGGCGAGAGGTATAACGAGCCAATACCCTTCGAAACCGTACCGGCTTACAACGTGAACAAGTTCCGCGCTCCGGGAGTTGTCTTCCATCCAAAGGAAGACGGTAGAGTGGGTTACGTGATAGACGTGGGGTTCCGCCTATACCACGCGGGAGACACCGATTTCGTACCGGAAATGAGAGGCTTGGAGGCGGAAGTAGCGCTGCTTCCTGTATCAGGGACATACGTGATGACCCCCGAAGAGGCAGCTGAGGCGGTTAAGTCCATGAAAGGCGTGAAGCTCGCTGTGCCAATGCATTGGGGAACTATAGTCGGGAGCGTTAAGGACGCGCTGAAGTTCAAGGAACTCGTCGAGCCCTTGGGAATAGAGGTAATCGTTCCCGAAAGGGAAGCGTGGTAG
- a CDS encoding ZPR1 zinc finger domain-containing protein, whose translation MEELKKENYKLLREEVIKCPVCGEEKMKVSIYSYDMPMIGPVIIVTGKCASCGYKFVDIKTLERKGNQRIEFKVENEKDLNTLVLRSSTATLEIPELQAEISPGPISQGFLTTVEGVLHRFKDIIEFLCKDATDEKEKKECEERLKRLGEMLEGKREFTIIIKDPEGYSKIASEKAKEEIKRDDDGIAPLESGDRTARGGVQ comes from the coding sequence TTGGAAGAACTGAAGAAAGAGAACTACAAGCTCTTAAGAGAGGAAGTAATTAAGTGTCCCGTTTGCGGAGAAGAGAAGATGAAGGTTAGCATATATAGTTACGATATGCCAATGATAGGTCCAGTAATAATAGTTACGGGTAAATGCGCTAGCTGTGGATATAAGTTCGTTGACATTAAGACGTTGGAAAGGAAAGGCAACCAGAGGATAGAATTTAAAGTAGAGAACGAAAAAGACTTGAACACGTTGGTACTCAGGTCCTCGACCGCTACCTTGGAAATACCGGAACTTCAAGCGGAAATTTCGCCGGGACCTATTTCCCAAGGCTTCCTAACGACTGTTGAGGGGGTTCTACATAGGTTCAAAGACATTATAGAATTCCTCTGTAAAGACGCGACAGATGAGAAAGAGAAGAAGGAGTGCGAGGAGAGGTTGAAACGCTTAGGTGAGATGTTAGAAGGTAAGAGGGAGTTTACAATAATAATTAAAGATCCCGAAGGGTACAGCAAGATAGCGAGCGAAAAGGCAAAAGAGGAGATAAAGAGGGACGATGACGGAATAGCTCCCTTAGAGAGCGGTGATCGGACGGCACGAGGTGGAGTCCAATGA
- a CDS encoding KEOPS complex subunit Pcc1, producing the protein MREWIGEVEIEVCDEAVFTALLPEVTHPPTSSRVQLEANDKRIVIKAKDVSALRAAANSFMYWIYSASEALKAVEDRP; encoded by the coding sequence TTGCGAGAGTGGATAGGCGAAGTAGAGATTGAAGTGTGCGACGAAGCAGTGTTCACCGCCTTGCTGCCAGAGGTAACCCATCCCCCCACAAGTTCGAGAGTTCAGTTAGAGGCAAATGATAAGAGAATAGTAATCAAGGCCAAGGACGTGAGCGCTCTTAGGGCTGCTGCTAACTCGTTTATGTACTGGATATATAGTGCCTCCGAAGCCCTTAAGGCCGTGGAGGATAGGCCATGA
- a CDS encoding 5-formyltetrahydrofolate cyclo-ligase — protein sequence MNKEQIRRMVWEKIKPYALPPFPVEGRIPNFKGAKEAAERLTSIPEWRNASLVKSNPDSPQRWVRLAALREGKLLLMATPRLREGFLLLDPNSVPPSKYSEASTIRGAFKWGRKLRTVDELLNSVSKVDFVIEGSVAIDLDGRRIGKGAGYGDLEFGILTELGLMDVKVPIATTVHDVQVLEGPLPQDPWDVPLSFAFTPTKSLKFEPLNRPKGILWQYLSEEKVREIPILRELKRSIQKQ from the coding sequence TTGAACAAAGAGCAAATTAGGAGAATGGTTTGGGAGAAGATAAAACCCTATGCGCTACCGCCCTTTCCAGTAGAGGGAAGGATACCTAACTTCAAAGGAGCAAAGGAGGCCGCTGAGAGGCTGACTTCCATTCCGGAATGGAGAAACGCTTCGTTAGTGAAATCCAATCCAGACAGTCCTCAGAGATGGGTTCGCTTGGCTGCGCTTAGGGAAGGAAAGCTCCTCCTGATGGCAACGCCTCGCCTAAGGGAGGGGTTTCTCTTATTGGACCCGAATTCCGTTCCGCCTTCGAAATACTCCGAAGCTTCTACTATACGGGGAGCGTTCAAGTGGGGAAGGAAGCTTAGAACGGTAGACGAGCTATTGAACTCCGTAAGCAAGGTGGACTTCGTTATTGAGGGTTCAGTAGCGATCGATCTAGATGGTAGGAGGATAGGGAAGGGAGCTGGGTACGGCGACTTGGAGTTCGGTATATTAACCGAGCTAGGCCTTATGGACGTAAAAGTACCAATAGCTACTACCGTTCACGACGTCCAAGTTCTCGAGGGACCCTTACCGCAAGACCCTTGGGACGTCCCATTGAGCTTCGCTTTCACGCCTACCAAGTCGCTTAAGTTCGAACCGTTGAACAGGCCTAAGGGGATATTATGGCAATACTTAAGTGAAGAGAAAGTGCGTGAGATTCCAATCCTTCGCGAGCTCAAGCGCTCTATTCAAAAGCAATAG
- a CDS encoding FeoA family protein translates to MRSTLDAVPEGKTVRVVEIYAGPGATVRLRELGIKEGSLVKVVKNSGIGPIVIETSEGRFALGRGMASRVIVEEAF, encoded by the coding sequence ATGAGGAGCACGCTAGATGCTGTTCCAGAAGGTAAGACCGTTAGGGTCGTTGAAATCTACGCGGGCCCGGGAGCGACCGTTAGGTTGAGGGAGCTCGGAATAAAGGAGGGTAGCTTAGTGAAGGTCGTAAAGAACAGTGGAATAGGTCCAATAGTTATAGAAACTAGCGAGGGGCGGTTCGCTCTAGGAAGGGGTATGGCGAGTAGAGTTATTGTAGAGGAAGCGTTCTAA
- a CDS encoding Brix domain-containing protein, translated as MGRELEQRVRYLLTTSHKPSQRTRTFLKDLASVLPNSERVSRGKAALELLGSIASDLGAERVIIVKEKNGNPHSIEVYSVDGVELVPLGTIVLRGLSLSSETGRRVYNVKKVCIDENAIDEETKEIIGNLRDLLGLGECEGDEDLVASVERDERGFEVIFRPSGSNLKVGPVIRIARVDRRSRD; from the coding sequence ATGGGACGCGAATTGGAGCAACGAGTTAGGTACTTGCTAACGACCTCACACAAACCCTCTCAGAGGACGCGCACTTTCTTGAAGGATCTGGCTAGCGTCTTGCCGAACTCGGAAAGAGTGAGCAGAGGGAAAGCGGCGCTAGAGCTCCTCGGCTCTATAGCATCTGACTTAGGAGCGGAGAGGGTAATTATCGTAAAAGAGAAAAACGGGAACCCCCACTCAATAGAGGTCTACTCGGTAGATGGAGTAGAACTAGTTCCATTAGGAACAATAGTTCTGAGGGGTTTGAGCCTGAGCTCGGAAACGGGTAGGAGGGTTTACAATGTTAAGAAAGTTTGCATAGATGAAAACGCTATAGACGAAGAGACGAAGGAAATCATAGGAAACCTAAGGGACCTCTTAGGCCTAGGCGAATGCGAAGGCGATGAGGACTTAGTAGCGAGCGTTGAGAGGGACGAAAGGGGGTTCGAAGTTATATTCCGGCCTTCCGGTTCTAACCTGAAAGTCGGTCCGGTGATTAGGATTGCGAGAGTGGATAGGCGAAGTAGAGATTGA
- a CDS encoding DHH family phosphoesterase, which yields MIDYCKGVKLLERLKGSRYAVVVHRHADPDAVGAASPFSLIGDPEFYAPGGLSSLGKRLAEHVGLEFKEEVPREEVLVILDTASLSQLPNVILEGKEAYRIDHHVTGDIEPFLVDPDASSTSEVIAKVLKLKGINLPRNVAEALMAGIIYDSKAFKLAKSSTFSVMEWLSQAGSLETAFKLLESQEELDLSKRISRIKACERLVHRKVKDYVIGATYVGANEGDAARTLVQLGLDVVYVIREEKDEYRIYARCSPRILKKGFDVSELLSSIAEELGGRGGGHKGAAGAVIPKVIGLEELINKLLGRTSRRIARTLA from the coding sequence TTGATAGACTACTGCAAAGGAGTGAAACTGCTGGAGAGACTAAAGGGGAGTAGGTACGCGGTAGTGGTTCACAGGCACGCCGATCCAGATGCAGTAGGCGCAGCTTCCCCGTTTTCGTTAATAGGGGACCCAGAGTTCTATGCCCCCGGGGGACTCTCCTCTCTGGGAAAGAGATTAGCGGAACACGTTGGACTGGAATTCAAGGAGGAGGTCCCGCGCGAAGAGGTCCTAGTTATCTTAGATACTGCCTCCCTCTCGCAATTACCGAACGTAATCCTAGAAGGGAAGGAAGCGTATAGGATAGATCACCACGTAACCGGGGACATAGAGCCCTTCCTAGTAGATCCCGATGCCTCATCCACATCGGAGGTAATAGCGAAGGTGCTCAAACTCAAGGGAATTAACCTACCTAGGAACGTTGCCGAAGCGTTAATGGCTGGAATAATTTACGATAGCAAGGCCTTCAAGTTAGCTAAGAGCTCAACGTTTAGCGTAATGGAGTGGCTCTCCCAAGCCGGGTCCTTGGAAACGGCGTTTAAGTTGCTAGAGAGCCAAGAGGAGCTGGACCTTTCGAAAAGGATTAGTAGGATTAAGGCTTGCGAGAGGTTGGTTCATAGGAAGGTTAAGGATTACGTGATAGGCGCTACTTACGTAGGGGCTAACGAGGGGGACGCGGCGAGGACCTTAGTTCAGCTGGGCCTGGACGTCGTATACGTGATTAGGGAGGAGAAGGACGAGTACAGGATATACGCTAGGTGCTCTCCGAGGATATTGAAGAAGGGCTTCGACGTCTCGGAGCTCCTCTCTTCCATCGCTGAGGAATTAGGTGGGAGGGGAGGCGGTCATAAGGGCGCGGCCGGAGCCGTAATACCGAAGGTAATTGGCTTAGAGGAACTCATCAATAAACTATTAGGTAGGACTAGTAGGCGGATTGCGAGGACCCTTGCTTAG
- the ccsA gene encoding cytochrome c biogenesis protein CcsA, producing the protein MLHWTGFPPLIAAALYILTAYYAFNGKKNELAKYLKYSTIALTVSWLLYLIPFLTLDFSLHEVYWNSSVGMPLWMRLATSWSGGGGSLFLFAFIAGLTLYFIRSDDAKFYLLSIPVVLVGLFAAYMNDAFTLIPGNPITGAGLNPLLKSPWLYPHPVSTFSGYGILAISAIALALGIKRAKVSFNVGWALLTLGIALGAFWSYETFGWGGYWAWDPVETSELVVWLAATVLPHVAPILPAFAEAYAPLIPSSVFLAMFVTRTGLSPLHSFAGANLGSVSLLVLSIAYLMWFIKRLSDWDKYLTQIRSAIAKKTPFVIGMGLASLGLLIAAFFVYGTLFVPSIMVAMGKEASIPQMSAGIEYFHPVLYPVLALLLISLPMVTLSELGWKPVLLVIASALLLGTSTGLAALRGSITLAHLSPVTTNAMMAFGIPLAAIAIASSLYYIFTKYKKIRDVEIGLIHLGMALTALGVLMSGTYAFNNDYFYHFDLPPNKAEALPNNMKLVLESYDYNLSKSFVDIFDRYVQKSSVYFYAWLAIKTIANDLSEFLQEVKKGEQLLQTNDLYRYVVNKMFHANPMVSNEAMQVYKLGTRNNASFESAEIRVFNVTSNAIELNLKRPLKLSAQNLTIALYVWQKRDGTFGYAFTTLAEGLVINKPMPLTPHQALLVRLDRPYSIELEEEKIAITFSNFTIYPASAPIANETLTVIPQAFVMFDGEVALGNGTYPSTGSLPISITAYLHALSDPTVQSLMGTEMGEFLSDPKNVLKVITPPPGTKCLNPDCAGYVNAPKFVPETADLTLKFKVLNPDNTTYEFNEKIRYEAYGEIQGIHGLVPKVVHPSYGLSDLYVVLNPPVKSSHAITGISYHDMLLWYLNKLLNSKNYDEGQKLALTALFAAGYNVNFVNQVPRDQLATFLEVATVELYNMAKNYKSLISTQGLYVQAKVIPGMIFVWSGPGLMSLGALLGAIYYYYSQRLVSKTQVSEKREVVIAKAKH; encoded by the coding sequence ATGCTACATTGGACGGGATTTCCTCCTCTTATCGCTGCCGCGCTCTATATACTGACGGCCTACTACGCGTTTAATGGAAAGAAAAACGAACTAGCGAAATACTTGAAGTACTCAACAATAGCGCTAACCGTTTCGTGGCTACTGTACCTAATACCCTTCCTTACGCTGGACTTCAGCCTCCACGAGGTCTATTGGAACTCCAGCGTCGGTATGCCCCTATGGATGAGGCTGGCTACATCGTGGTCGGGAGGAGGCGGGAGCTTATTCCTCTTCGCCTTCATTGCTGGACTCACCTTATACTTCATTAGAAGCGACGACGCGAAGTTCTACTTGCTATCTATACCAGTGGTCTTGGTCGGACTCTTCGCTGCCTACATGAACGATGCGTTCACGCTAATACCGGGCAATCCAATAACCGGTGCCGGTCTGAATCCTCTATTAAAGAGTCCTTGGTTGTATCCTCACCCAGTATCCACGTTCAGCGGTTACGGTATATTGGCAATATCAGCCATAGCTCTCGCCTTGGGTATAAAGAGAGCTAAAGTATCCTTCAACGTTGGATGGGCGCTACTGACCCTAGGAATAGCTCTAGGTGCGTTCTGGAGCTATGAGACCTTCGGTTGGGGAGGCTACTGGGCGTGGGATCCCGTAGAAACGAGCGAGCTCGTAGTGTGGCTCGCTGCTACAGTACTACCTCACGTGGCCCCAATATTACCAGCGTTCGCCGAAGCGTACGCTCCCCTAATACCTTCCTCAGTCTTCCTAGCAATGTTCGTAACTAGAACGGGTCTCAGCCCATTGCACAGCTTCGCTGGAGCTAACCTAGGCAGCGTCTCGCTCTTAGTCTTGTCTATAGCCTACCTAATGTGGTTCATTAAGAGGCTTTCCGATTGGGACAAGTACTTGACCCAAATTAGATCAGCGATCGCGAAGAAAACTCCCTTCGTAATTGGAATGGGCCTAGCGTCATTAGGTCTTCTAATAGCCGCCTTCTTCGTCTACGGAACCCTGTTCGTACCTTCAATAATGGTAGCAATGGGTAAGGAAGCGTCCATCCCGCAAATGAGCGCTGGAATAGAGTACTTCCACCCCGTGCTTTACCCGGTACTCGCGCTGCTATTGATCTCCCTCCCTATGGTTACCTTGAGCGAGTTAGGCTGGAAACCGGTTCTCTTAGTTATAGCAAGCGCGTTGCTCTTGGGTACCTCTACCGGGTTAGCTGCCCTAAGGGGCTCCATAACGTTGGCTCACCTATCGCCCGTTACCACCAATGCAATGATGGCGTTCGGCATTCCCTTAGCGGCTATCGCTATAGCTAGTTCCCTCTACTACATCTTTACGAAATATAAGAAAATTAGGGACGTGGAAATAGGACTAATTCACTTGGGAATGGCACTAACGGCCTTAGGAGTTCTAATGTCGGGCACCTACGCCTTCAATAACGACTACTTCTACCATTTCGATCTCCCACCGAACAAGGCGGAGGCGCTACCGAATAACATGAAGTTGGTATTGGAATCCTACGACTATAACCTAAGCAAATCGTTCGTTGATATATTCGATAGATACGTCCAGAAGTCGAGCGTTTACTTCTACGCGTGGTTAGCGATAAAGACAATAGCCAACGACCTATCAGAATTTCTCCAAGAGGTGAAGAAGGGGGAGCAACTACTCCAAACGAACGACTTGTATAGGTACGTGGTAAACAAGATGTTCCACGCCAACCCAATGGTAAGCAATGAGGCAATGCAAGTTTACAAATTAGGAACGAGAAACAACGCGTCCTTCGAATCGGCGGAAATAAGGGTATTCAACGTAACCTCCAATGCTATCGAACTCAATCTGAAGCGCCCGCTGAAGCTAAGCGCTCAGAACCTAACCATAGCGCTCTACGTATGGCAAAAGAGGGACGGAACCTTCGGCTACGCGTTTACCACCTTAGCGGAAGGCCTCGTAATCAATAAGCCGATGCCGCTCACGCCTCACCAAGCGTTGTTAGTTAGGTTAGATAGACCTTACTCGATAGAGCTTGAGGAAGAAAAGATTGCAATCACGTTCTCCAACTTTACCATATATCCGGCTTCCGCGCCCATTGCGAACGAAACTCTGACAGTAATACCTCAAGCGTTCGTCATGTTCGATGGAGAGGTAGCGCTGGGCAACGGAACTTATCCCTCGACCGGTTCCCTACCGATCTCAATTACCGCGTACCTACATGCCCTCAGCGACCCTACCGTTCAAAGCTTAATGGGTACTGAAATGGGAGAGTTCCTATCGGATCCCAAGAACGTGTTGAAGGTGATAACGCCTCCGCCCGGAACGAAGTGCTTGAACCCCGACTGCGCAGGTTACGTTAACGCACCCAAGTTCGTACCAGAAACCGCTGACCTGACTCTAAAGTTCAAGGTGCTAAATCCAGACAACACTACCTACGAATTCAATGAAAAGATAAGGTACGAGGCGTACGGAGAAATACAAGGAATTCACGGCCTGGTTCCGAAGGTGGTTCACCCTAGCTACGGCCTAAGCGATCTTTACGTAGTACTTAACCCGCCCGTCAAGTCGTCTCACGCAATAACCGGCATATCGTATCACGACATGCTATTATGGTACCTCAACAAGTTACTCAACTCAAAGAACTACGATGAGGGACAGAAACTGGCTTTAACTGCGCTCTTCGCTGCCGGCTATAACGTAAACTTCGTAAACCAAGTTCCCAGGGACCAGTTGGCTACCTTCTTGGAAGTCGCGACCGTAGAGTTATACAATATGGCGAAGAATTACAAGAGCCTGATATCTACTCAAGGACTCTACGTGCAAGCAAAGGTAATACCGGGAATGATATTCGTGTGGAGCGGACCTGGCCTAATGAGTTTAGGAGCGCTATTAGGAGCAATATACTATTACTATTCTCAAAGGCTTGTATCTAAGACGCAAGTAAGCGAGAAGAGGGAGGTAGTTATCGCTAAGGCCAAACATTAA
- a CDS encoding NADP-dependent isocitrate dehydrogenase, with amino-acid sequence MFQKIKPPEGGEFIKVEGGKLVVPPNPIVPYIEGDGIGPEVVNAARKMVDAAVETSYKGERKIVWWKVYAGIEAEPIYGTLLPEDTLNAIKTARVALKGPMTTPIGSGWRSVNVALRQLLDLYANIRPVKYIKGIPAPHKYADKVDIIIFRENTEDVYAGIEWKYDSPEAAKIREFLKKEFNIQLREDSGIGLKPISRFATRRIMRAALNWAIEYNRKRVTVMHKGNIMKYTEGYFKIWAFELAKEEFGDKVVFEEELQGGEVPEGKILVNDRIADNMFNQIITRPWDYDVIVTPNLNGDYLSDAAAALVGGLGIAPGANVGDNIGMFEPIHGSAPKYAGKNVANPTATALSAAIMLDYIGWHEAADLLRKGIEETIASHKVTQDIARHLGIEPLSTTEFTEEVIKNIKRLGT; translated from the coding sequence GTGTTCCAGAAGATCAAGCCACCGGAAGGAGGGGAGTTCATAAAAGTCGAGGGAGGCAAGCTAGTAGTACCGCCTAACCCGATCGTACCTTACATAGAGGGAGACGGAATAGGCCCCGAAGTGGTCAACGCCGCTCGGAAGATGGTAGACGCTGCGGTTGAAACCAGCTACAAGGGCGAGAGGAAGATAGTATGGTGGAAGGTCTACGCTGGAATAGAAGCTGAGCCCATTTACGGCACCTTGCTACCCGAGGACACCCTTAACGCCATAAAGACGGCTAGAGTCGCCCTCAAAGGTCCCATGACCACCCCAATAGGTTCCGGTTGGAGGAGCGTCAACGTAGCTCTGAGACAGTTACTCGACTTGTACGCTAACATAAGGCCAGTCAAGTACATCAAGGGCATACCGGCTCCTCACAAATACGCCGACAAGGTAGACATTATAATATTCAGGGAGAACACTGAAGACGTTTACGCTGGAATAGAGTGGAAGTACGATAGCCCGGAGGCCGCGAAGATAAGGGAATTCTTGAAGAAGGAATTCAACATACAATTAAGGGAAGACAGTGGAATAGGACTCAAACCGATATCTAGATTCGCTACTCGGAGAATAATGAGGGCCGCCTTGAACTGGGCCATAGAATACAACCGGAAGAGGGTTACCGTTATGCATAAAGGCAACATAATGAAGTACACCGAAGGATACTTCAAGATATGGGCGTTCGAGCTGGCGAAGGAGGAGTTCGGAGATAAGGTAGTGTTTGAAGAGGAGCTACAAGGAGGAGAGGTACCCGAAGGGAAAATATTGGTGAACGATAGGATAGCCGACAACATGTTCAACCAAATAATAACCAGGCCTTGGGACTACGACGTAATAGTCACGCCCAACCTCAACGGCGATTACCTAAGCGACGCGGCAGCTGCTCTCGTAGGCGGCCTCGGAATAGCCCCTGGCGCTAACGTAGGCGACAACATAGGTATGTTCGAACCTATCCACGGTTCGGCTCCTAAGTACGCTGGTAAGAACGTAGCTAATCCAACCGCTACTGCTCTAAGCGCTGCAATAATGCTAGACTACATAGGTTGGCACGAAGCGGCAGATCTATTAAGAAAGGGTATAGAAGAAACCATTGCTAGCCACAAGGTAACTCAAGACATCGCTAGGCATTTAGGAATAGAACCACTCAGCACTACTGAATTCACCGAGGAAGTAATAAAGAACATAAAGAGGCTGGGAACTTGA